One Tumebacillus sp. BK434 genomic window carries:
- a CDS encoding M36 family metallopeptidase, which translates to MKNRKTFVTAVATAMMLTMLAPQAMAQSVQGAPTTAAKVDTKVSADNYLKQSAGQYGFKTDLSDLKHVSTIKTEFGSYVRYQQQVDGADVFYHQVTVTLDNQGTPVLVVSDYVPNLTGVKGKKPKLNENDAEGKALGHNKVKNTKELVSRVFGYYVEGNSAVPAYKVTAVDADSLTTWETFVDAETGNVLKNKDLNQKVDGTGKVFLPNPIQSAGTKTGFADNNDADSTALTNQLKTVTLRGLDGSGNLVGQYVKTVQKKATSYSATNTFNYTRSSDHFENVMVYYHIDELQRYIQSIGFTNVNNRQITVNVNGTTADNSFYSPSTKQLTFGTGGVDDAEDAGIIAHEYGHSIQDNQVPGFGNTLEGGAMGEGFGDYLGAIWEDKLAPGTYGKACIGEWDSTSYSTSNPPCLRRLDKNKVMPGSWYGEVHADGEIWSQGEYDMAQLLGVDNATKLILQSHFSLTPNSGFNAGAKAIKTADQLLNGGANASAITSIWAARGISTN; encoded by the coding sequence ATGAAAAATCGCAAAACTTTTGTTACGGCAGTCGCAACTGCCATGATGTTGACCATGCTTGCTCCGCAAGCGATGGCGCAATCGGTGCAAGGGGCGCCGACCACCGCCGCGAAAGTAGATACGAAGGTATCTGCAGACAACTACCTCAAGCAATCCGCTGGCCAATACGGTTTCAAAACGGATCTCTCCGACCTGAAACACGTATCCACCATCAAAACTGAGTTCGGTTCTTATGTTCGCTACCAGCAACAGGTAGACGGCGCTGATGTGTTCTATCATCAAGTAACCGTTACCTTGGACAACCAAGGCACCCCGGTTCTGGTCGTGTCCGACTATGTGCCGAACCTGACCGGCGTCAAAGGCAAGAAGCCGAAACTGAACGAAAACGATGCTGAGGGCAAAGCGCTCGGTCATAACAAAGTGAAAAACACCAAAGAACTGGTATCCCGCGTCTTCGGCTACTACGTTGAAGGCAACTCGGCAGTTCCTGCTTATAAAGTTACCGCTGTGGATGCAGACTCCCTGACCACTTGGGAAACGTTTGTTGACGCAGAAACGGGCAACGTCCTGAAGAACAAAGACCTCAACCAAAAAGTTGACGGCACCGGCAAAGTGTTCCTGCCGAACCCGATCCAATCTGCCGGCACCAAAACCGGCTTCGCTGACAACAACGATGCGGACTCCACCGCTCTGACCAACCAACTGAAGACCGTCACCCTGCGCGGCCTGGACGGTTCCGGCAACCTGGTTGGCCAATACGTAAAAACGGTGCAGAAGAAAGCAACTTCCTACTCTGCAACCAACACCTTCAACTATACCCGCAGCAGCGACCACTTCGAGAACGTCATGGTGTACTACCATATCGATGAACTGCAGCGCTACATCCAATCGATCGGTTTCACCAACGTCAACAACCGTCAGATCACCGTGAACGTAAACGGCACGACGGCAGACAACTCCTTCTACTCCCCGTCCACGAAGCAGCTGACCTTCGGCACCGGCGGCGTTGACGATGCGGAAGATGCGGGCATCATCGCACACGAGTACGGCCACTCCATCCAGGACAACCAAGTTCCGGGCTTCGGCAACACCTTGGAAGGCGGCGCGATGGGCGAAGGCTTCGGCGACTACCTCGGCGCAATCTGGGAAGACAAGCTCGCTCCGGGCACCTATGGCAAAGCTTGCATTGGCGAATGGGATTCTACTTCCTACAGCACCAGCAACCCGCCGTGCCTGCGTCGTCTCGACAAGAACAAAGTCATGCCGGGCAGCTGGTATGGCGAAGTTCACGCAGACGGCGAGATCTGGTCGCAAGGTGAGTACGACATGGCTCAGCTGCTCGGCGTTGACAATGCGACCAAGCTGATCCTGCAATCCCACTTCTCCCTCACCCCGAACTCCGGCTTCAACGCGGGTGCAAAAGCGATCAAAACGGCTGACCAGCTCCTCAACGGCGGTGCAAACGCATCTGCGATCACCAGCATCTGGGCTGCACGCGGCATCTCGACCAACTAA
- a CDS encoding polysaccharide deacetylase family protein, giving the protein MFKRSAGAVLLLSSCVFALFLTAPDSVHAKKKGRFYYEKRGEVVWEVPTEQKVIALTFDDGPHPKYTPQVLDILKRYHAKATFYVVGSRVERAPEVAKRAVKEGHELANHTYGHPYLTRISAAELRAEIDKADEVVNTITGHHLSTFRPPGGVYNDLVVNTAKTAGYLVVMWSWNQDTKDWRDPGVHKIVDRVLSNAHNGGIVLFHDFGGDRSQTIRALEQILPELEKRGYRFLTVSELLQVRNGAVINLP; this is encoded by the coding sequence ATGTTCAAACGATCAGCCGGAGCCGTGCTTTTGCTCAGCAGCTGCGTGTTTGCGCTGTTTCTGACCGCTCCCGACTCTGTTCACGCCAAGAAAAAAGGCCGCTTTTATTATGAAAAGCGCGGTGAGGTCGTCTGGGAAGTGCCGACGGAGCAAAAAGTGATCGCCTTAACGTTTGATGACGGTCCTCATCCCAAATACACGCCGCAAGTGTTAGATATTCTCAAGCGCTACCATGCCAAGGCGACATTTTATGTGGTCGGTTCGCGGGTGGAACGCGCCCCCGAAGTCGCCAAGCGGGCCGTCAAAGAGGGGCATGAGCTGGCCAACCACACGTACGGCCATCCCTATCTGACCCGCATCTCCGCCGCAGAGCTCCGCGCAGAGATCGACAAGGCGGATGAAGTCGTCAACACCATCACCGGCCACCACCTCAGCACCTTCCGTCCGCCGGGCGGCGTCTACAACGACCTGGTGGTCAACACCGCCAAAACGGCCGGCTACCTCGTCGTCATGTGGTCGTGGAATCAGGACACGAAAGACTGGCGAGACCCGGGGGTGCACAAGATCGTCGACCGCGTGCTTTCGAATGCGCATAACGGAGGCATCGTGCTGTTCCATGATTTCGGCGGCGACCGCTCACAGACGATCCGCGCGCTGGAGCAGATCTTGCCCGAACTGGAGAAGCGGGGCTATCGCTTCCTGACCGTCTCGGAGCTGTTGCAGGTGCGAAACGGCGCCGTGATCAACCTTCCATAA
- a CDS encoding AAA family ATPase, translating to MKKGKVIFLNGTSSSGKTSLTKKIQELSAEPYFHLSLDVYENMGPERHLERDYWGILNMAASAMHHSIATFSDRGLNVVVDTVLLEIPQEATWLPECAEVLHDYPVLFVGVHCPLPELERRELERGDREIGQAKWQWDKVHTHGLYDLEINTHETPSDACAAQIFAALEGLEPGQGAFAELHRRFTKEQ from the coding sequence GTGAAGAAAGGGAAAGTTATTTTTTTGAACGGCACCTCCAGTTCCGGCAAGACAAGCTTGACGAAAAAGATTCAGGAGCTGAGCGCGGAGCCGTATTTTCATCTGTCGCTCGACGTCTATGAGAACATGGGACCGGAAAGGCATCTGGAACGCGACTATTGGGGCATTTTGAACATGGCAGCGTCTGCGATGCATCATTCGATCGCCACGTTCAGCGACCGGGGGCTCAACGTCGTAGTCGATACGGTGCTGCTCGAGATCCCGCAGGAAGCGACTTGGCTGCCGGAGTGTGCAGAAGTGCTGCACGACTATCCGGTGCTGTTCGTTGGCGTGCACTGCCCGCTGCCTGAGCTGGAGCGCCGAGAGCTAGAGCGGGGCGACCGCGAGATCGGCCAGGCCAAATGGCAGTGGGATAAGGTACATACGCACGGGCTGTACGACTTGGAGATCAATACGCACGAAACGCCGTCGGACGCGTGCGCCGCGCAGATTTTTGCCGCTCTGGAAGGACTGGAACCGGGACAAGGTGCTTTTGCCGAACTGCACAGACGGTTTACCAAAGAGCAGTGA
- a CDS encoding DUF378 domain-containing protein, whose product MTRMNTLDRIALTLIIIGALNWLLVGLFQWDLVAALFGGEGSWLSRLVYTLVGISGLYCLSLLFRGDVTTGNDGNGGNKYNDNNR is encoded by the coding sequence CTCTCGATCGCATCGCACTGACGCTCATCATCATCGGCGCACTGAACTGGCTGTTGGTGGGCCTGTTCCAATGGGATTTGGTTGCGGCGCTGTTTGGCGGCGAAGGATCTTGGCTGAGCCGTCTCGTCTACACACTGGTCGGCATCTCCGGCCTGTACTGCCTCTCGCTCTTGTTCCGCGGCGACGTTACCACGGGTAACGATGGAAACGGCGGCAACAAGTACAACGATAACAACCGATAA
- a CDS encoding MGMT family protein, with translation MSPFTERAIAIIKSIPAGSVMTYGQIAKLCGSPRAARQVVRILHSMSKTHRLPWHRVINAQGKIGMSDDGSFQEQRFRLEQEGIEFSRENLIDLDRYQFHPDTDESPDDLL, from the coding sequence ATGAGCCCATTTACTGAAAGAGCAATTGCTATCATCAAAAGCATTCCGGCCGGCTCCGTGATGACCTACGGACAGATCGCCAAGCTGTGCGGCAGCCCGCGCGCGGCCCGGCAGGTGGTGCGAATCTTGCATTCGATGAGCAAAACGCACCGGTTGCCGTGGCATCGCGTGATCAATGCCCAAGGCAAGATCGGCATGTCTGATGACGGGTCGTTTCAAGAACAGCGGTTTCGGCTCGAACAGGAAGGGATCGAGTTCAGCCGCGAGAACCTGATCGACCTGGACCGCTATCAGTTTCACCCTGATACAGACGAGTCGCCTGACGACTTGCTGTAA